A single genomic interval of Eurosta solidaginis isolate ZX-2024a chromosome 3, ASM4086904v1, whole genome shotgun sequence harbors:
- the LOC137244356 gene encoding T-complex protein 1 subunit eta-like, whose protein sequence is MFCAVHVPEEDWKRRMKACGGAVMTTANDINSSVLGQCDYFEERQVGGERFNIFQGCVNARTSTLILRGSVEQFLEETELRYMML, encoded by the exons atgttctgtgctgttcatgtaccagaagaagattggaaacgtagaatgaaagcttgtggtggtgctgttatgactacagctaatgacattaattcaagtgttttgggtcaatgtgattactttgaagaacgtcaggttggtggtgaacgtttcaacattttccaag gttgcgttaatgctagaacaagtacattgattttacgtggcagtgttgaacaatttttggaagaaactgagcttcgttacatgatgctataa